One Gimesia aquarii DNA segment encodes these proteins:
- a CDS encoding metallophosphoesterase family protein, whose product MRILVVSDIHSNWIALSSIQEDFDYCLCIGDLVDYGTDPLPCIEWVKQNATACVRGNHDHAVAQRVEAKGATGFRKLACETRPFHWELLDRVRMKYLARLPITQQITIEGVTFYLVHGTPRDPLDEYLNGNEAGWKARLQNIHADFVCVGHTHLPFHLDLGDKQVVNPGSVGQPRDGDPRCSYAIIEDGKVFLKRQEYDVQAAIRQMEEAGLTGEALEMASGVLMNGRMS is encoded by the coding sequence ATGCGCATTCTTGTAGTATCTGACATTCATTCGAATTGGATAGCCCTCTCTTCGATCCAGGAAGACTTTGATTATTGTCTGTGTATCGGAGATCTGGTTGATTACGGGACCGATCCGTTACCTTGTATAGAATGGGTAAAACAGAACGCAACGGCTTGTGTGCGAGGCAATCACGATCATGCTGTGGCTCAGCGGGTGGAAGCAAAAGGAGCAACTGGATTTCGAAAGCTGGCGTGTGAAACCCGTCCCTTCCACTGGGAGTTACTAGACCGAGTCAGAATGAAGTATTTGGCACGATTACCTATTACACAGCAAATTACCATTGAAGGAGTGACATTCTACCTCGTTCATGGAACCCCCCGCGATCCACTCGATGAATACTTGAATGGCAACGAAGCTGGCTGGAAAGCACGATTGCAAAATATCCATGCTGACTTTGTCTGTGTCGGGCATACTCATTTACCATTTCATCTCGATCTCGGTGATAAACAAGTTGTTAATCCGGGAAGTGTAGGTCAGCCTCGAGACGGTGATCCTCGTTGTTCATATGCCATCATTGAAGATGGAAAAGTTTTCTTGAAGCGACAGGAATACGATGTCCAGGCTGCCATTCGTCAGATGGAAGAAGCTGGATTAACAGGAGAGGCGCTGGAAATGGCTTCCGGAGTTCTCATGAACGGTCGCATGTCTTGA
- a CDS encoding PVC-type heme-binding CxxCH protein translates to MSHRLLFLLTISQIITTFTISQAAPPVPPSNNKGGEFFDPADSLKKFTVPQDLKIEQVLAEPYVKQPIFQNFDERGRMWVINYLQYPYPEGLRVLSKDKHLRAVYDKVPLPPPHHERGADKITIHEDTDGDGKYDKHKTFIDGLNIASSFVKGRGGVWVLNPPYLLFYPDHNNDDVPDGDPVVHLEGFGLEDTHSVVNSLRWGPDGWLYSSQGSTVSGKVKKPGQKDKEAIASLGQLIWRYHPEKKIYEIFAEGGGNAFGVEVDKKGRIYSGHNGGNTRGFHYTQGSYYQKGFGKHGPLSNPYAFGYFQAMKHAKVPRFTHNFIIYEANTLPSKYHGHLFGIEPLQGRVVESQISDDGSSYKTEDLQRPVATTDKRFRPVDIKLGPDGAIYFCDMYEPQIAHLQHYQGNVEKGDGRIYRINAKDARPVAPFDLGKKTSLELIAVLDHPNKWYRQQALRLFGDRKDATVIPALKQKLFDSEGQSALEALWALNLSGGLDEKIARRSLQHKDPFVRAWTIRLLCDENQVPAKIGQQLIALALTEPHVQVRSQLASSSKRLPAEIGLPIAFNLLSRSEDLEDIHIPLILWWSLEKRVAKNREALLDYFSKAEVWQYPLVEKYILERMMRRFASTGSRNDLMVCAKLLELAPEKSHAEILMSGFETAMKGRSQTSFPKALVIAMSKYGGQSISLGIRQGDKAAIAKALKVVANSKADNQKRLDYIQIFGEVKVTQCIPVLLKIIKTSSDLQMQIASINALQQYPDETIGKVVTAQYPEMSDDLRSAAQTLVSIRKPWTREFLTALDAGKINKETVPVETARKMTVYSDANIANLISKHFGSISGATTEEMQKKIAAYQQTLETSKESPDRYAGEKLFQKHCGKCHKLFGEGGEIGPDLTTFKRDDVGRMLVNIVNPSAEIREGFETFLVVTEDGRTVNGFLADQDNNVIVMRSADGQSITIERDNIDEMLPQKKSLMPEGLFNKLTEKEIRDLFSYLRSSQPLP, encoded by the coding sequence ATGAGCCATCGATTGCTCTTTCTGCTTACGATCTCACAAATCATAACTACGTTCACAATCAGTCAGGCTGCGCCGCCAGTACCACCTTCGAATAACAAAGGAGGAGAATTTTTCGACCCAGCAGATTCACTAAAAAAATTCACTGTTCCCCAAGACCTCAAAATTGAACAGGTGCTGGCTGAACCGTATGTTAAACAGCCCATTTTTCAAAACTTCGACGAACGGGGGCGAATGTGGGTTATTAACTACCTGCAGTACCCCTACCCTGAAGGCCTTCGAGTTCTTAGCAAGGACAAACACCTGCGTGCTGTTTACGATAAAGTTCCCTTGCCACCTCCTCATCACGAACGGGGTGCCGACAAAATCACAATTCATGAAGATACCGACGGCGATGGTAAATACGACAAACATAAAACGTTTATCGATGGCTTGAATATTGCCTCTTCATTCGTCAAAGGACGTGGCGGTGTCTGGGTCTTAAATCCTCCTTATCTGTTGTTTTATCCTGATCATAACAACGACGATGTTCCCGATGGTGACCCTGTTGTCCATCTCGAAGGCTTCGGTCTGGAAGATACCCACTCTGTAGTCAATAGTTTACGTTGGGGGCCCGATGGTTGGCTGTATTCCTCACAAGGAAGTACAGTCTCTGGCAAAGTGAAAAAACCCGGACAAAAAGATAAAGAAGCCATCGCTTCTCTCGGTCAATTAATCTGGCGATATCATCCTGAAAAGAAAATTTATGAAATATTTGCTGAAGGGGGTGGTAATGCCTTTGGTGTGGAAGTCGATAAGAAAGGTCGTATCTATTCAGGACACAACGGCGGAAATACACGTGGCTTTCATTATACGCAAGGCAGTTATTACCAGAAAGGGTTCGGAAAACACGGACCTCTTTCAAATCCTTATGCATTCGGTTATTTCCAGGCGATGAAGCACGCTAAGGTACCCCGCTTCACACATAACTTTATTATCTATGAAGCCAATACACTCCCTTCAAAATATCACGGTCATTTATTCGGAATCGAACCTCTACAAGGCCGCGTCGTCGAAAGCCAAATCTCCGATGATGGATCTTCTTATAAAACAGAGGACTTACAGCGCCCCGTAGCTACCACTGATAAACGTTTTCGGCCCGTCGATATCAAACTTGGTCCTGATGGTGCGATTTATTTTTGTGACATGTATGAACCACAGATTGCCCACCTTCAGCACTACCAGGGCAATGTGGAAAAAGGAGATGGCCGTATCTATCGGATCAATGCTAAAGATGCCAGGCCTGTTGCTCCCTTTGACCTGGGTAAAAAAACTTCACTGGAGTTGATTGCAGTTCTGGACCATCCCAACAAATGGTATCGCCAACAGGCCTTACGCCTGTTTGGAGATCGAAAAGACGCTACCGTTATTCCCGCTTTAAAACAGAAACTGTTCGATTCGGAGGGACAATCAGCATTAGAAGCACTCTGGGCTCTGAACCTGAGTGGCGGGCTGGATGAAAAGATAGCCCGCAGATCCTTACAGCATAAAGACCCTTTTGTCCGCGCTTGGACCATCAGACTATTATGTGATGAAAACCAGGTCCCAGCAAAAATCGGGCAGCAATTGATTGCTCTTGCCTTAACGGAACCACACGTACAAGTTCGAAGTCAACTTGCCAGTTCATCCAAACGGCTTCCCGCAGAAATCGGGCTACCCATCGCCTTTAATCTACTAAGCCGTTCAGAAGACCTTGAAGATATTCATATTCCTCTCATCCTGTGGTGGTCATTGGAAAAGCGGGTTGCAAAAAATCGAGAAGCATTGCTGGATTACTTTTCAAAAGCGGAAGTCTGGCAATATCCACTCGTCGAAAAATACATTCTGGAACGCATGATGCGTCGGTTTGCTTCCACAGGATCACGTAATGACCTGATGGTTTGCGCAAAGTTGTTGGAATTGGCACCAGAAAAATCGCATGCTGAAATTCTCATGTCAGGCTTTGAAACGGCAATGAAAGGTCGATCTCAAACCAGCTTCCCCAAAGCACTGGTCATTGCGATGTCAAAATATGGTGGGCAATCCATTTCTTTAGGTATTCGCCAGGGTGACAAGGCTGCCATTGCAAAGGCATTAAAAGTCGTAGCAAATTCCAAAGCCGATAATCAAAAGCGACTCGATTACATCCAGATTTTTGGTGAAGTGAAAGTAACACAGTGTATTCCCGTGCTATTAAAAATTATCAAAACATCAAGCGACTTGCAGATGCAGATCGCCTCAATCAATGCTCTCCAGCAATATCCAGACGAAACAATCGGTAAGGTCGTTACCGCTCAGTACCCGGAAATGTCGGACGATTTACGCAGCGCTGCTCAGACATTGGTTTCAATCCGTAAACCCTGGACGCGCGAATTCTTAACGGCTCTTGACGCGGGAAAAATCAACAAAGAAACAGTACCAGTTGAAACAGCGCGTAAAATGACCGTTTATAGTGATGCAAACATTGCCAACCTCATCTCCAAGCATTTTGGCTCTATTTCTGGAGCGACAACCGAAGAAATGCAAAAAAAAATTGCCGCCTATCAACAAACTCTAGAGACATCTAAAGAATCTCCTGATCGTTATGCTGGAGAAAAACTGTTTCAGAAGCATTGCGGAAAATGTCATAAACTGTTTGGTGAAGGAGGTGAAATCGGCCCCGACCTGACTACCTTCAAACGCGATGATGTCGGACGAATGCTGGTCAATATTGTAAATCCCTCTGCTGAAATTCGCGAAGGATTTGAAACGTTCCTGGTAGTCACAGAAGATGGCCGAACTGTCAATGGATTCCTTGCAGATCAAGACAACAATGTGATCGTAATGCGTAGTGCCGATGGCCAGAGTATCACGATTGAACGTGACAATATTGACGAAATGCTGCCACAAAAAAAATCATTGATGCCAGAAGGACTGTTTAACAAACTCACCGAAAAAGAAATTCGCGATCTGTTTAGCTATTTGCGCAGTTCACAACCACTACCGTAG
- a CDS encoding CvpA family protein, whose translation MIDILLLAILGIVTWCVASEGAWGAGFIFVSVLLAGLLAMNYFEPLATFLTNNIASSGAWRQRWDSIALVGLFVAFIFLFREVTVRIAPTYMQVHPLVHEVARWSFAFMTGYIAMAFLLTALHTTPLPREFGGFTPERANFFGAVAPDRQWLGFSQYVSEKSMRNGSMGHIFDGPEYTFPQHQNSIWPSFPIRYATRRGQGAASGGQAAKPLTEEKASRAF comes from the coding sequence ATGATCGACATTTTACTTTTGGCAATTTTGGGAATTGTGACTTGGTGTGTTGCCAGTGAAGGTGCCTGGGGGGCGGGGTTTATCTTTGTCTCTGTTCTGTTGGCTGGTCTTTTAGCGATGAACTATTTCGAGCCTTTGGCAACTTTCTTGACGAATAATATTGCTAGTTCCGGGGCTTGGCGGCAGCGCTGGGATAGTATTGCCCTGGTTGGGTTATTTGTTGCTTTTATTTTTCTCTTTCGCGAAGTTACCGTGCGTATTGCTCCAACTTATATGCAGGTCCATCCTCTGGTTCATGAAGTTGCAAGATGGAGTTTTGCATTCATGACTGGATATATTGCCATGGCATTCTTACTGACGGCTTTGCACACAACGCCTTTGCCGCGTGAGTTTGGTGGTTTTACTCCAGAGAGAGCCAATTTTTTTGGAGCTGTCGCCCCAGATCGTCAATGGTTGGGTTTCTCGCAATACGTTTCTGAAAAGTCTATGCGTAACGGTTCTATGGGCCATATATTTGATGGACCTGAATACACATTTCCACAGCATCAGAATAGTATCTGGCCATCTTTTCCCATTCGTTATGCAACGCGAAGAGGCCAAGGGGCAGCCAGTGGTGGGCAGGCTGCGAAACCGTTAACAGAAGAGAAAGCCAGTCGTGCTTTTTAG
- a CDS encoding type IV pilus twitching motility protein PilT → MATTVPAKPKDISPITGRAENDIDKVFRQLIKHGGSDLHMQVGKAPILRVKGTLRELQMEPISKDQMMALFTPMMDERNTKIFHDEGGADFSYVVEHEGEPWRFRVNLFIQLGFPGMVSRKIERSIPNFEGLHLPPVMESLCKFDQGMVLLAGVTGSGKSTTIASMLNWVNDHYRKHILTIEDPIEFVYTQNKCLINQREVGIDVKDFEIAMKHAVRQDPDIMLVGEMRDMETFSTAIHAAETGHLVFGTIHASNAPSCIGRILDLFPQDMHKALRGSLAFNMRAIVAQKLLKTIVDAPGRVPIVEIMTFNPTVRKLVLEEEDEKLASAIRIGKDEGMQQFNDSLKGFIDQEFISRADAFEISPNVEELKMTLKGIDVKGAAIL, encoded by the coding sequence ATGGCGACAACCGTTCCTGCAAAACCAAAAGATATTTCACCCATCACGGGACGCGCAGAAAATGATATTGATAAAGTCTTCCGTCAGTTAATCAAGCATGGCGGTTCTGACTTACACATGCAGGTGGGAAAGGCACCGATTCTACGTGTCAAAGGAACCTTGCGTGAATTACAAATGGAGCCCATATCTAAAGATCAGATGATGGCTCTCTTCACCCCCATGATGGATGAAAGAAATACAAAAATCTTTCACGACGAAGGGGGGGCTGACTTCTCTTACGTTGTAGAACACGAAGGAGAGCCTTGGCGTTTCCGTGTGAACCTATTCATCCAGTTGGGTTTTCCAGGCATGGTATCGCGTAAAATTGAGCGTTCTATTCCGAATTTCGAAGGTCTTCATTTACCCCCCGTCATGGAATCACTTTGTAAGTTTGATCAGGGTATGGTTCTGTTGGCAGGGGTGACTGGTAGTGGTAAAAGTACCACGATTGCATCAATGCTGAACTGGGTCAACGATCATTATCGCAAACACATTTTAACGATTGAAGACCCGATCGAATTCGTTTACACCCAGAATAAATGTCTCATTAACCAACGTGAAGTCGGGATCGACGTTAAAGACTTTGAAATCGCAATGAAACACGCTGTACGTCAAGACCCTGATATTATGCTGGTGGGTGAAATGCGTGACATGGAAACTTTTTCAACCGCGATCCATGCTGCGGAAACGGGGCACTTGGTGTTCGGTACAATTCACGCATCTAACGCCCCCAGTTGTATCGGCCGTATTCTCGACTTGTTTCCGCAGGATATGCACAAAGCGCTTAGAGGAAGTCTGGCATTTAACATGCGTGCCATCGTAGCACAAAAACTACTGAAAACGATCGTCGACGCTCCCGGCCGAGTGCCTATTGTGGAAATCATGACATTCAATCCAACTGTGCGAAAATTGGTCCTGGAAGAAGAAGACGAGAAGTTGGCATCTGCTATCCGTATCGGTAAAGATGAAGGAATGCAACAATTCAACGACAGTCTGAAAGGCTTCATCGATCAGGAATTTATCAGTCGTGCTGATGCATTTGAAATTTCACCGAATGTGGAAGAGTTGAAGATGACGCTGAAGGGAATCGACGTCAAAGGGGCTGCAATTTTGTAA
- the hisF gene encoding imidazole glycerol phosphate synthase subunit HisF encodes MLAKRIIPCLDVHAGRVVKGVNFVNLQDAGDPVEVAARYEEQGADELVFLDITASHEERDIILDIVRRTSEVIFMPLTVGGGIRTLDDIRALLSAGCDKVSINSSAVKDPELIKEAALRFGSQCIVVNIDPRRVQKAGNEFWEVHVNGGRIPTGLEAVEWAQKVEDLGAGEIVLTSMDADGTKDGYDLPMTKAVAEAVTIPVVASGGAGCPEHLYQILSEGNASAALAASIFHYGTYPVDVTKRYLAERGVPIRFKSTVS; translated from the coding sequence ATGCTGGCTAAACGAATCATTCCATGCCTGGATGTCCATGCAGGCCGTGTTGTCAAGGGTGTAAATTTTGTCAATCTTCAAGACGCTGGTGATCCCGTCGAAGTTGCCGCGCGCTATGAAGAACAAGGGGCCGACGAGCTGGTCTTTCTGGATATCACTGCCAGCCATGAAGAACGTGACATCATTCTTGACATTGTTCGGCGAACGTCTGAAGTCATTTTTATGCCCCTTACCGTTGGGGGTGGCATTCGAACTCTCGATGACATTCGCGCCTTACTGAGTGCGGGTTGTGATAAAGTTTCGATCAACTCTTCTGCCGTAAAGGATCCTGAATTAATCAAGGAAGCTGCACTACGATTTGGTAGCCAGTGTATCGTTGTAAACATTGATCCCAGACGAGTCCAAAAAGCAGGAAACGAATTTTGGGAAGTTCATGTTAATGGAGGAAGAATTCCTACAGGGCTCGAAGCAGTCGAATGGGCTCAGAAAGTGGAAGATCTTGGCGCAGGCGAAATTGTTTTGACATCGATGGATGCCGATGGAACCAAAGACGGCTACGATCTACCGATGACCAAGGCTGTTGCAGAAGCAGTTACGATCCCTGTTGTTGCCAGTGGTGGTGCCGGTTGTCCTGAACACTTATATCAAATTCTCTCTGAGGGAAACGCTAGCGCCGCTCTGGCTGCGAGTATCTTTCATTATGGTACTTACCCAGTTGATGTCACAAAACGCTACCTAGCTGAACGGGGTGTACCAATCCGCTTTAAAAGCACCGTTTCCTAA
- a CDS encoding SMP-30/gluconolactonase/LRE family protein, with protein MMNKQLTLAIIGLCFGSQIVVGQDQNDTRQEIHPLPKTVARDAKLQEEYAAKAFFEGPTWDPLGKRLYFTSFVDKETKILRLERRGKVMVWLDHTKGINGTYLSNEGRMLGAQAYGQHVMSYEFGKSGPSETIVVAQNSMWNQPNDVCQTPNGNIYFTDPDFKHRKTSAVYVRTTDGTVKKIITTMPVPNGVIAANDGKTLYVGDSHEKLWKSFPIKADGSVGEGKVFFNPDTKRQDSPDGMTIDYKGNLYLSGRGGVWVTSPQGESLGLIPVPEFCSNVTFGGEEGKTLFLTCSNKVYSLKMDVKGAQFP; from the coding sequence ATGATGAACAAACAATTGACGCTCGCGATCATAGGTTTGTGTTTTGGCTCTCAGATCGTTGTGGGCCAAGATCAGAATGATACTAGACAAGAAATACATCCCTTGCCTAAGACAGTAGCACGGGATGCAAAGCTTCAAGAAGAGTATGCTGCCAAAGCATTCTTTGAAGGACCAACTTGGGATCCATTAGGAAAGAGATTGTATTTTACTTCGTTTGTTGACAAAGAGACTAAGATTTTGCGATTGGAAAGGCGAGGAAAAGTGATGGTATGGCTCGATCATACCAAAGGGATCAATGGAACTTATCTTTCTAATGAGGGACGCATGCTCGGAGCGCAGGCATATGGCCAACATGTGATGAGCTATGAATTTGGTAAATCTGGTCCGAGTGAGACAATTGTTGTGGCTCAAAATTCCATGTGGAATCAGCCCAATGATGTCTGCCAAACTCCGAATGGAAATATTTATTTTACAGATCCTGATTTTAAGCATCGCAAAACGAGTGCTGTTTATGTGAGAACGACTGATGGAACGGTCAAAAAAATTATTACTACGATGCCGGTTCCCAACGGAGTGATTGCCGCCAACGATGGCAAGACGCTTTACGTAGGTGATAGTCACGAAAAACTTTGGAAGAGTTTTCCCATCAAAGCAGATGGAAGCGTTGGGGAAGGCAAAGTATTTTTCAATCCTGATACAAAGCGACAAGATTCTCCTGATGGTATGACAATCGATTATAAGGGTAACCTGTATCTTTCGGGACGAGGTGGGGTCTGGGTGACAAGCCCCCAGGGAGAATCTTTAGGACTGATTCCCGTGCCTGAATTTTGTTCGAATGTGACCTTTGGAGGAGAAGAGGGAAAAACGCTGTTTCTCACGTGTTCGAATAAAGTTTATAGTTTGAAAATGGATGTTAAAGGTGCTCAGTTTCCATAA
- the rdgB gene encoding RdgB/HAM1 family non-canonical purine NTP pyrophosphatase, which produces MSHFPSIILASRNQKKVDEISDLLKPHSIQMQCVTDFPDVPEVVEDGNTFRENAAKKASEVALNTSQWTIGEDSGLMIDALNGAPGIFSARFSGEDATDEQNNAKMIQELQDVSEEKRTAAYICNVALSNPQGEICLQTQASCHGRITEAPRGQNGFGYDPYFEIIELHKTFGELAPIVKQHLSHRARAFEKFIPQVVDLFRHQFSQD; this is translated from the coding sequence ATGTCTCATTTTCCCTCCATCATTTTAGCCAGTCGTAACCAAAAAAAAGTTGATGAAATTTCAGATCTATTAAAACCACACAGTATCCAGATGCAATGTGTAACCGATTTCCCTGATGTACCCGAAGTTGTGGAAGACGGCAACACGTTTAGAGAAAATGCAGCTAAAAAAGCATCGGAAGTCGCGCTCAACACATCCCAGTGGACGATTGGTGAAGACAGTGGATTAATGATTGATGCACTGAATGGTGCACCAGGGATATTTTCGGCACGATTCAGTGGCGAAGATGCAACTGATGAGCAGAACAATGCCAAAATGATTCAGGAATTGCAGGACGTCTCCGAAGAAAAACGTACCGCCGCGTATATCTGTAATGTCGCGTTATCTAATCCGCAAGGAGAAATTTGCTTACAGACACAGGCCAGTTGCCATGGACGAATCACTGAGGCTCCACGAGGGCAAAACGGATTCGGCTACGATCCTTATTTTGAAATCATTGAATTGCATAAAACCTTCGGAGAGTTAGCACCAATTGTTAAACAGCATCTGAGTCATCGAGCGCGGGCTTTTGAAAAATTCATTCCACAGGTAGTGGATTTATTCCGCCACCAGTTCAGCCAAGACTGA
- a CDS encoding class II fumarate hydratase, producing the protein MSGFRTERDSMGEVQVPAEAYYGAQTQRAVENFQISGNTLPPSLIHAMGQVKLAAAHANRDLGKLSGTGKNPLTETQIEALISAATEVAAGKFDDQFPIDVYQTGSGTSSNMNVNEVISNRAIEILDEDRFAPEKSVHPNDHVNMGQSTNDTFPTAIHVAVASSIHHELIPGLEKFADSLKQKAKEWDQIIKIGRTHLADATPLRLGQEFGGFARQLELCVERARRAAAAVYELPVGGTAVGSGINTHPEFGHRVSLELAKLTGIAFVEASNHFEANAQRDGLVECHAELKTIATTLFNVSNNIRWLGSGPRCGFYEIKIPDLQPGSSIMPGKVNPVMCESMMQVTTRVIGNDQTITMSGAAGGQFQLNIMMPMMGFTALESIHLLANSSNEFVKLCSDHMEANKEACNAAVENSLSMVTSLNPHIGYEKASALAKEAFKSGKTIRELCTEQKILPDETLREALDPMSMTEPQA; encoded by the coding sequence ATGTCGGGGTTTCGAACCGAACGTGATTCAATGGGTGAAGTGCAAGTTCCCGCAGAGGCCTATTATGGCGCGCAAACTCAACGAGCCGTTGAGAATTTTCAAATCTCCGGTAATACTCTGCCTCCCAGCCTGATTCATGCTATGGGACAGGTCAAACTCGCAGCCGCCCATGCCAACCGCGATTTAGGAAAATTATCGGGAACCGGCAAAAACCCCCTCACTGAAACACAAATAGAAGCTCTTATCTCAGCAGCAACGGAAGTGGCTGCAGGCAAATTTGATGATCAATTCCCCATCGACGTCTATCAGACCGGTTCAGGAACGTCGAGTAATATGAATGTGAACGAAGTCATTAGTAACCGCGCTATTGAGATTCTGGACGAAGACCGATTTGCACCTGAAAAATCTGTCCATCCAAACGATCATGTCAACATGGGGCAAAGTACAAACGATACGTTCCCCACCGCTATCCATGTCGCAGTCGCTTCCAGTATTCATCATGAACTGATCCCTGGCTTAGAAAAATTTGCTGACAGTCTTAAACAAAAGGCGAAGGAGTGGGATCAAATTATCAAAATTGGTAGGACCCACTTGGCCGATGCGACTCCGCTACGCTTAGGACAGGAATTCGGTGGTTTTGCCCGCCAACTGGAATTGTGTGTCGAACGTGCCAGGCGGGCTGCAGCTGCCGTTTATGAGCTGCCAGTAGGGGGCACTGCCGTTGGATCTGGAATTAACACTCATCCAGAATTTGGACACCGTGTCAGTCTCGAGTTGGCCAAGCTAACAGGCATTGCGTTCGTCGAAGCTTCCAACCATTTTGAAGCCAACGCACAAAGAGATGGACTAGTAGAATGTCATGCTGAATTGAAAACGATTGCCACAACTCTCTTTAATGTTTCTAACAATATTCGCTGGTTAGGCTCGGGACCTCGCTGTGGTTTTTATGAAATCAAAATTCCTGACCTGCAACCAGGCAGCTCCATCATGCCTGGAAAAGTCAATCCCGTGATGTGTGAAAGTATGATGCAGGTGACCACACGTGTGATTGGTAACGACCAAACGATTACGATGTCTGGTGCAGCGGGTGGCCAATTTCAATTGAACATCATGATGCCTATGATGGGATTCACAGCTTTAGAGAGCATCCATCTGTTAGCAAATTCCAGTAATGAATTTGTGAAACTCTGTAGTGATCATATGGAAGCCAACAAAGAAGCCTGCAATGCAGCAGTCGAAAACAGCCTCTCAATGGTAACTAGCCTGAACCCACATATTGGTTACGAGAAAGCTTCTGCCTTAGCCAAAGAAGCCTTCAAATCAGGTAAAACCATTCGTGAACTTTGCACCGAACAAAAAATACTGCCAGATGAAACGTTACGAGAAGCCCTTGACCCGATGAGTATGACTGAACCGCAAGCTTAG